One window from the genome of Pelobates fuscus isolate aPelFus1 chromosome 13, aPelFus1.pri, whole genome shotgun sequence encodes:
- the LOC134582692 gene encoding olfactory receptor 5AP2-like — translation MENSTQTIKTRFILLGLANIPLLQAICFSVFLVMYVITLSGNLLLIIVVRINTKLQTPMYFFLSNLSLIDICFSSTIVPKILINTLSQDRSISLLGCAAQMYFHLALGATECVILAVMAYDRYAAICKPLHYNLIMNRRLCWSLAAGSWTVCFMNSAIHVVLTFQLPYCRSHHITHFFCEMPPFFRISCRDTQMNEIAMYISAGIIAMCSFCLTLISYVHVISTILKIRSSQGRHKAFSTCASHLTVVALYYGTIMFMYLRPRSIYSPEIDKTVSIIYTAVTPMLNPIIYSIRNKDVKGSIRRNFS, via the coding sequence ATGGAGAACTCCACCCAAACCATTAAGACTAGATTCATCCTCCTCGGGCTCGCCAATATCCCTCTTTTACAAGCTATCTGCTTCTCTGTATTCCTGGTGATGTATGTAATCACATTGTCTGGAAACCTCCTGTTGATCATAGTGGTAAGAATCAATACAAAGTTACAGACCCCGATGTACTTCTTCCTCAGTAACCTCTCATTGATTGATATCTGCTTCTCTTCCACCATAGTTCCCAAAATCCTGATAAACACCTTGTCTCAAGATAGAAGTATCTCCTTGCTGGGATGTGCAGCTCAGATGTACTTCCATTTAGCGTTGGGAGCAACTGAATGTGTGATACTAGCGGTAATGGCTTATGATCGATACGCAGCCATCTGTAAACCATTACACTACAATCTTATCATGAACAGGAGATTGTGCTGGTCTCTGGCTGCTGGTTCTTGGACTGTCTGTTTTATGAACTCTGCCATCCATGTTGTCCTCACTTTCCAGCTGCCATATTGTAGGTCCCACCACATTACCCACTTCTTCTGCGAGATGCCACCTTTCTTTAGAATATCTTGCAGGGATACTCAAATGAATGAGATTGCAATGTATATCTCTGCTGGGATCATTGCAATGTGCTCGTTTTGTTTAACTTTAATTTCATATGTTCATGTTATTTCCACCATACTGAAGATCCGCTCTTCCCAAGGTCGGCATAAAGCTTTCTCCACCTGCGCTTCCCACCTCACAGTGGTAGCTCTCTACTACGGCACCATCATGTTCATGTATCTGCGACCTCGTTCTATTTACTCCCCAGAGATAGACAAGACAGTGTCCATTATCTACACAGCCGTAACTCCAATGCTGAACCCCATTATCTACAGCATAAGAAACAAAGATGTCAAAGGATCAATACGGAGGAATTTTTCTTGA